The following coding sequences lie in one Panicum virgatum strain AP13 chromosome 6N, P.virgatum_v5, whole genome shotgun sequence genomic window:
- the LOC120679119 gene encoding uncharacterized protein LOC120679119: MPLHFFTSSIHHCPTKSSGIFYVEMPHQAQQLNEAWEKRFHSLEQRLHGMVTPEAPQHNPGPLSAEPVAEDGTSHQDASGSSQHEGAYQSTTDEDSDDDDEDYVGD; this comes from the exons ATGCCCCTCCACTTTTTCACATCAAGTATTCATCACTGTCCTACCAAATCCAGTGGTATCTTCTACGTGGAAATGCCTCATCAAGCACAGCAATTAAATGAAGCTTGGGAGAAGAGGTTTCATTCCTTGGAGCAAAGGTTGCACGGCATGGTGACACCGGAAGCTCCTCAG CATAATCCAGGGCCTTTGTCCGCTGAACCAGTGGCTGAGGATGGGACGTCACACCAG GACGCCTCAGGCTCTTCGCAGCATGAAGGAGCGTACCAATCCACAACAGACGAGGATagcgacgatgatgatgaagattatGTTGGTGACTAG